The Vitis riparia cultivar Riparia Gloire de Montpellier isolate 1030 chromosome 3, EGFV_Vit.rip_1.0, whole genome shotgun sequence genome includes a region encoding these proteins:
- the LOC117911071 gene encoding pentatricopeptide repeat-containing protein At2g17140: protein MDQRNKLTKALIKNTHNPTLAWHLFKRILSIPTSSSSISSRSILRSIPIITHILIRAKMISQIDHLQQLLLQQPQEVSHVSLIALIRILAKSGLSDLAFSQFQSFRSQVPANPPPVYLYNMVLESSLREDKVDSFSWLYKDMVVAGVSPETYTLNLLIAGLCDSGRFEDAREVFDKMGVKGCRPNEFSFGILVRGYCRAGLSMRALELLDGMGSFGVQPNKVIYNTLISSFCREGRNDEAERLVERMREDGLFPDVVTFNSRISALCSAGKILEASRIFRDMQIDEELGLPRPNITTFNLMLEGFCKEGMLEEAKTLVESMKRNGNLMELESYNIWLLGLVRNGKLLEAQLVLKEMVDKGIEPNIYSFNTVMDGLCKNGLISDARMIMGLMISSGIGPDTVTYSTLLHGCCSTGKVLKANNILHEMMRRGCSPNTYTCNILLHSLWKEGRIFEAEKLLQKMNERSYDLDNVTCNIVIDGLCKSGKLDEAVEIVKGMWIHGSAALGNLGNSFIGLVDSSSNGKKCLPDLITYSIIINGLCKAGRLDEARKKFIEMMGKNLHPDSIIYDTFIHSFCKHGKISSAFRVLKDMEKRGCNKSLQTYNSLILGLGSKNQIFEIYGLLDDMKEKGITPNICTYNNMISCLCEAGRIKDATSLLDEMLQKGISPNISSFRLLIKAFCKASDFGVVKEVFEIALSICGHKEALYSLMFNELLIGGEVSEAKELFDAALDRCFDLGNFQYNELIEKLCKDEMLENASDILHKMIDKGYRFDPASFMPVIDGLGKRGKKHDADELAERMMDMASEGMVENKITRNESAFNRQKRNKFSGSDWQTIIHRDDGSGLALKALKRVQKGWGQGSISSLQPQKNDFLDYWEGTN from the exons ATGGATCAAAGAAACAAACTCACCAAAGCTCTGATCAAGAACACCCACAATCCCACATTGGCATGGCATCTCTTCAAACGCATCCTCTCCATTCCAACCTCTTCGTCTTCCATCTCCTCCCGTTCCATTCTTCGCTCGATTCCCATAATCACCCATATCCTAATTCGCGCCAAAATGATCTCCCAAATCGATCATCTCCAACAACTCCTCCTTCAACAACCCCAAGAAGTTTCCCACGTTTCCCTTATCGCTCTTATTCGCATCTTAGCGAAATCGGGCCTTTCTGATTTGGCATTTTCCCAATTTCAATCCTTTCGGAGCCAGGTTCCTGCAAATCCTCCCCCAGTTTATCTCTATAATATGGTTCTTGAGTCCTCTCTTCGTGAAGATAAGGTGGATTCCTTTTCGTGGTTGTATAAGGACATGGTTGTTGCTGGGGTTTCCCCGGAAACTTATACTTTGAATCTTTTGATTGCTGGGCTCTGTGATTCAGGTCGGTTCGAGGATGCCCGggaggtgtttgataaaatgggTGTAAAAGGGTGTAGACCTAATGAGTTCAGTTTTGGGATTTTGGTTCGTGGGTATTGCAGGGCAGGGCTGAGTATGCGAGCTTTGGAGCTTTTAGATGGGATGGGGAGTTTTGGGGTTCAACCTAATAAGGTCATATATAATACTTTGATTTCTAGTTTTTGTAGGGAAGGGAGGAATGATGAGGCTGAGAGATTGGTGGAGAGAATGAGAGAGGATGGTCTGTTTCCTGATGTTGTTACTTTCAATTCTAGGATTTCTGCTCTTTGCAGTGCTGGAAAGATTCTTGAAGCTTCTAGGATTTTCAGAGACATGCAGATAGATGAGGAGTTGGGGTTGCCTCGGCCAAATATCACAACATTCAATCTAATGCTGGAGGGATTTTGCAAGGAAGGGATGTTGGAGGAAGCGAAGACCCTGGTTGAGTCTATGAAAAGAAATGGCAATCTTATGGAGTTAGAGAGCTATAATATATGGCTGTTGGGTTTGGTAAGGAATGGAAAACTGTTAGAGGCACAATTGGTGCTTAAAGAAATGGTAGATAAGGGCATAGAACCAAACATTTACTCTTTCAACACAGTGATGGATGGACTTTGCAAGAATGGATTGATCTCTGATGCAAGAATGATTATGGGGTTAATGATCAGTAGTGGAATTGGTCCTGATACAGTAACTTATAGTACTTTACTCCATGGATGCTGTAGCACAGGGAAGGTACTCAAAGCCAATAATATTCTGCATGAGATGATGCGGAGGGGCTGTTCTCCAAACACCTATACTTGCAACATCTTGCTGCACAGTCTATGGAAAGAGGGGAGGATATTTGAAGCAGAGAAATTGCTGCAAAAGATGAATGAGAGAAGTTATGATTTGGATAATGTAACCTGCAATATTGTCATTGATGGTctatgcaaaagtggaaaattGGATGAAGCAGTTGAAATTGTCAAAGGGATGTGGATTCATGGAAGTGCTGCTCTTGGCAACTTAGGAAATTCATTTATTGGTCTAGTGGATAGCAGTAGTAATGGGAAGAAATGCCTGCCCGATTTGATCACGTATTCAATCATAATCAATGGATTATGCAAAGCTGGTAGGCTTGATGAAGCTAGAAAGAAGTTCATTGAGATGATGGGTAAAAACCTGCATCCTGATTCGATTATTTATGACACTTTCATTCATAGTTTCTGTAAACATGGAAAAATATCATCAGCATTTCGTGTTCTCAAGGATATGGAGAAAAGAGGTTGCAACAAGAGCTTGCAAACTTATAATTCATTGATCTTGGGCTTAGGAAGTAagaatcaaatatttgaaatctaTGGGCTgctggatgatatgaaagaaaaaggaatcaCTCCTAACATTTGCACTTATAATAATATGATTAGCTGTCTCTGTGAAGCAGGGAGAATTAAAGATGCCACTTCTTTGTTAGATGAAATGCTGCAAAAGGGCATTTCCCCTaatatttcttccttcagatTATTAATTAAAGCTTTCTGCAAGGCAAGTGATTTTGGCGTGGTAAAAGAAGTGTTTGAAATTGCTTTGAGTATATGCGGCCACAAGGAAGCTCTTTATAGTTTAATGTTCAATGAGTTACTTATTGGAGGAGAAGTCTCAGAAGCTAAGGAACTATTTGATGCTGCTTTAGATAGATGTTTTGATCTAGGAAATTTCCAGTATAATGAGCTCATTGAAAAACTTTGTAAGGATGAAATGTTAGAGAATGCAAGTGATATTCTCCATAAGATGATTGATAAGGGGTATAGGTTTGATCCTGCATCTTTTATGCCAGTGATTGATGGTCTGggtaaaaggggaaaaaaacatgATGCTGATGAACTTGCAGAAAGGATGATGGATATGGCTTCAGAGGGTATGGTGGAAAATAAGATTACTAGAAATGAGAGTGCATTCAACCGTCAGAAACGAAACAAATTCAGCGGAAGTGATTGGCAAACAATAATACACAG AGATGATGGCAGTGGACTAGCATTGAAAGCACTTAAGCGAGTACAGAAAGGCTGGGGTCAAGGAAGTATCTCAAGTCTACAACCTCAGAAAAATGACTTTCTTGATTACTGGGAGGGAACTAATTAA